Proteins from a single region of Chaetodon trifascialis isolate fChaTrf1 chromosome 10, fChaTrf1.hap1, whole genome shotgun sequence:
- the parvb gene encoding beta-parvin isoform X1: MSSATAQSAKMRKDESFLGKLGGTLVRKKKAKEVSDLHEEGKNAINAPMLPTGTDIHPEDTLLEENAERIMLDPTSRENLKFKDLLKVLIDWINSELEEERIIVKDLEEDCYDGQVLQKLFEKLSGSKLNVAEVTQSEIGQKQKLQTVLEAVNELLRPHGWTIEWSVDSIHSKNLVAIVYLLVALAMHFQAPIRLPEHVSVQVVVVKKREGILQTALVTKELTSTTEMMMGRFERDAFDTLLDHAPDKLNVVKTSLITFVNKHLNKLNLEVTELESQFADGVYLVLLMGLLEDYFVPLYNFFLTPESFEQKVHNVAFAFELMQDGGLKKPKARPEDVVNLNLKSTLRVLYNLFTNYKNSE, encoded by the exons TGAGTGATCTCCATGAGGAGGGGAAGAATGCCATCAATGCTCCCATGCTTCCCACAGGGACGGACATCCACCCAGAGGACACACTGCTGG AGGAAAATGCCGAGAGGATCATGTTGGACCCAACATCGCGGGAAAACCTTAAATTTAAAGATCTTCTCAAG GTCCTGATTGACTGGATCAAcagtgagctggaggaggagaggatcaTAGTCAAAGACCTGGAGGAGGACTGTTATGACGGACAAGTTCTCCAGAAGTTATTTG AAAAGTTGTCAGGCAGCAAGCTGAATGTGGCCGAGGTGACCCAGTCAGAGATCGGCCAGAAGCAGAAGCTTCAGACAGTTTTGGAGGCCGTCAATGAACTTCTGAGGCCTCACGGCTGGACCATTGAGTGGAGCGTGGACT CCATCCATTCAAAGAACCTGGTGGCTATTGTCTATCTGCTGGTGGCACTCGCTATGCACTTCCAGGCCCCCATCAGGCTGCCTGAGCATGTTTCTGTACAAGTGGTGGTGGTCAAG AAACGAGAGGGCATCCTGCAGACCGCTCTTGTCACCAAGGAGCTGACGAGCACCACAGA aaTGATGATGGGAAGATTTG AAAGGGATGCGTTTGACACTTTGTTGGACCATGCACCTGACAAGCTCAACGTAGTAAAAACG TCTCTCATCACCTTCGTGAACAAACACTTGAACAAGCTGAACCTCGAAGTCACTGAGCTGGAGTCTCAG tttgcTGATGGAGTGTACCTGGTTTTGCTGATGGGGCTGCTAGAAGACTACTTTGTCCCTCTGTACAACTTCTTCCTCACCCCCGAGAGCTTTGAACAGAAG GTTCACAATGTGGCGTTTGCTTTCGAGCTGATGCAGGATGGAGGCCTGAAGAAACCCAAAGCCAGACCAGAAG ATGTTGTCAACCTGAACCTCAAGTCCACCCTCAGAGTCCTCTACAACTTGTTCACCAACTACAAGAACTCTGAGTGA
- the parvb gene encoding beta-parvin isoform X2: protein MDADNMSDLHEEGKNAINAPMLPTGTDIHPEDTLLEENAERIMLDPTSRENLKFKDLLKVLIDWINSELEEERIIVKDLEEDCYDGQVLQKLFEKLSGSKLNVAEVTQSEIGQKQKLQTVLEAVNELLRPHGWTIEWSVDSIHSKNLVAIVYLLVALAMHFQAPIRLPEHVSVQVVVVKKREGILQTALVTKELTSTTEMMMGRFERDAFDTLLDHAPDKLNVVKTSLITFVNKHLNKLNLEVTELESQFADGVYLVLLMGLLEDYFVPLYNFFLTPESFEQKVHNVAFAFELMQDGGLKKPKARPEDVVNLNLKSTLRVLYNLFTNYKNSE from the exons ATGGATGCTGATAACA TGAGTGATCTCCATGAGGAGGGGAAGAATGCCATCAATGCTCCCATGCTTCCCACAGGGACGGACATCCACCCAGAGGACACACTGCTGG AGGAAAATGCCGAGAGGATCATGTTGGACCCAACATCGCGGGAAAACCTTAAATTTAAAGATCTTCTCAAG GTCCTGATTGACTGGATCAAcagtgagctggaggaggagaggatcaTAGTCAAAGACCTGGAGGAGGACTGTTATGACGGACAAGTTCTCCAGAAGTTATTTG AAAAGTTGTCAGGCAGCAAGCTGAATGTGGCCGAGGTGACCCAGTCAGAGATCGGCCAGAAGCAGAAGCTTCAGACAGTTTTGGAGGCCGTCAATGAACTTCTGAGGCCTCACGGCTGGACCATTGAGTGGAGCGTGGACT CCATCCATTCAAAGAACCTGGTGGCTATTGTCTATCTGCTGGTGGCACTCGCTATGCACTTCCAGGCCCCCATCAGGCTGCCTGAGCATGTTTCTGTACAAGTGGTGGTGGTCAAG AAACGAGAGGGCATCCTGCAGACCGCTCTTGTCACCAAGGAGCTGACGAGCACCACAGA aaTGATGATGGGAAGATTTG AAAGGGATGCGTTTGACACTTTGTTGGACCATGCACCTGACAAGCTCAACGTAGTAAAAACG TCTCTCATCACCTTCGTGAACAAACACTTGAACAAGCTGAACCTCGAAGTCACTGAGCTGGAGTCTCAG tttgcTGATGGAGTGTACCTGGTTTTGCTGATGGGGCTGCTAGAAGACTACTTTGTCCCTCTGTACAACTTCTTCCTCACCCCCGAGAGCTTTGAACAGAAG GTTCACAATGTGGCGTTTGCTTTCGAGCTGATGCAGGATGGAGGCCTGAAGAAACCCAAAGCCAGACCAGAAG ATGTTGTCAACCTGAACCTCAAGTCCACCCTCAGAGTCCTCTACAACTTGTTCACCAACTACAAGAACTCTGAGTGA